One window of Amaranthus tricolor cultivar Red isolate AtriRed21 chromosome 13, ASM2621246v1, whole genome shotgun sequence genomic DNA carries:
- the LOC130798362 gene encoding serine/threonine/tyrosine-protein kinase HT1-like, which produces MRWFQQISKGKLENEKKMMKTKKGLKRKISLGEYKRAVSWSKYLVSSGAEIKGEGEEKWSADMSQLFIGNKFASGRHSRIYRGIYKQRDVAIKLISQPEEDPDLASKIEHEFASEVALLFRLTHPNIITFFAACKKPPVFCIITEYMAGGSLRKYLHQQEPHSVPIDLVLRLSLDIARGMQYLHSQGVLHRDLKSENLLLGDDMCVKVADFGISCLESQCGSTKGFTGTYRWMAPEMIKEQHHTKKVDVYSFGIVLWEILTALTPFENMTPEQAAFAVCQKNARPPLPAECPKALSRLIKLCWSSNPDKRPHFKEIVSILESFLESFNRDPEFFSSFKSSHDRMLLGCLPKCISLRKPILCK; this is translated from the exons ATGAGGTGGTTTCAGCAAATTTCAAAGGGAAAGCTGGagaatgaaaagaaaatgatgaaaaCGAAGAAGGGTTTGAAGAGAAAAATATCATTAGGAGAGTATAAAAGAGCAGTATCATGGTCGAAATATTTGGTATCATCAGGAGCAGAAAtaaaaggagaaggagaagagaaATGGAGTGCAGATATGTCTCAATTATTTATAGGTAACAAATTTGCATCAGGAAGACATAGTAGGATATATAGAGGGATTTATAAGCAAAGAGATGTCGCTATTAAACTTATTAGTCAACCAGAAGAAGACCCTGATTTGGCTTCTAAGATTGAACATGAATTTGCCTCTGAAGTTGCTCTTTTGTTTCGTTTGACTCATCCCAATATCATCACT TTTTTTGCTGCGTGTAAGAAACCTCCTGTGTTTTGTATCATCACGGAGTATATGGCGGGGGGATCACTGAGAAAATATCTTCATCAGCAGGAGCCACATTCAGTCCCTATCGATCTAGTTTTGAGGCTATCTCTCGACATTGCTCGTGGAATGCAATATCTTCATTCGCAGGGAGTACTTCACCGTGATTTGAAATCAGAGAATCTTCTTCTAGGAGATGATATGTGTGTGAAAGTTGCTGATTTTGGAATATCCTGCTTGGAGTCTCAATGTGGTAGTACAAAAGGATTCACTGGTACCTACCGCTGGATGGCTCCTGAGATGATTAAAGAACAGCACCATACTAAGAAAGTTGACGTTTACAGTTTTGGTATCGTCTTGTGGGAGATCTTGACTGCATTGACACCTTTTGAAAATATGACTCCCGAACAAGCTGCTTTTGCTGTCTGCCAGAAG AATGCAAGGCCTCCATTGCCCGCAGAGTGCCCTAAGGCATTGAGTCGACTTATCAAACTATGTTGGTCAAGCAATCCAGATAAACGACCACATTTCAAAGAGATTGTCTCCATCTTGGAAAGTTTTTTGGAGTCCTTCAATCGTGATCCTGAATTCTTTTCATCATTTAAGTCATCTCACGATCGAATGCTATTGGGTTGTTTACCAAAATGTATCAGTTTACGGAAACCTATTCTATGTAAGTGA
- the LOC130798249 gene encoding uncharacterized protein LOC130798249: protein MKLIQFLSGINPAYDQVKTNILSTDPLPNINKVYHILQSVERQHQNNLYTSHSNDISAFAAHQLKPDNSAGMRKDSKKTKFERVCEHCKGKGHTIDQCFKLIGYPEWYTNKKGKSVSRTAANVQVDNSGILGSIPCSSSSGKMSSPVIDPQMLFVVCKEVIKCMNQSSISTDPLTSSYTNVNSAGPYN from the exons ATGAAGTTAATTCAATTTCTTTCCGGCATCAACCCAGCCTATGATCAAGTTAAAACAAACATTCTTAGTACTGATCCTTTACCTAACATCAATAAAGTATATCACATTTTACAATCTGTTGAGAGACAACATCAGAATAACCTTTATACAAGTCATTCAAATGATATTAGTGCTTTTGCTGCTCATCAACTCAAACCTGATAATTCTGCTGGTATGAGGAAGGATTCCAagaaaactaagtttgaaagaGTATGTGAGCATTGTAAAGGCAAAGGTCACACGATTGATCAATGTTTCAAGCTTATAGGCTATCCTGAGTGGTATACAAACAAGAAAGGTAAATCTGTTTCTAGAACAGCTGCAAATGTTCAAGTTGATAATTCTGGAATTCTTGGGTCTATTCCTTGTTCTAGTTCCTCTGGAAAGATGTCTTCTCCTGTTATTGATCCTCAAATGCTATTTGTTGTATGCAAGGAAGTTATTAAATGCATGAATCAATCTTCTATATCTACTGATCCTCTTACTTCTTCCTATACAAATGTGAACTCTGcag GACCTTACAACTAA
- the LOC130798333 gene encoding CASP-like protein 4A3 isoform X1 gives MQNHQKPPFPPPPLSVSQPPPKLKRNSFSNSDDSSHSPLRSDSPLNSDSPIHDLDQDHSNHGGAIVAVEKFYSPVTSPFPKEATTPDNCPFSTPPPQPLPLLQTQPHHTIHFNRREEVPPQTGVVTEERGGERKGRVGVRFGGVEDISARNFKKRGAVLDKVNLGLRVLEIVFCLISFAVMAADKTQGWSGDSFDRYKEYRFCLSVTILGFLYSAFQACDVAKHLATGKHVINHHLRYQFEFIMDQILAYLLISSSSAAASRADDWQSNWGKDEFTEKASASISMAFLAFLGFAMSSLISGYNLCNRDLS, from the exons atgcaaaaccACCAAAAACCGCCATTTCCACCACCACCACTCTCAGTTTCGCAACCTCCACCCAAACTCAAACGCAATTCGTTCTCCAACTCAGACGACTCTTCTCACTCCCCTCTCCGATCCGACTCACCTCTCAACTCCGACTCACCTATCCATGATCTTGATCAAGATCATAGCAACCATGGCGGGGCTATCGTAGCCGTTGAGAAATTCTACTCTCCTGTAACCTCACCCTTTCCCAAAGAAGCTACCACACCCGATAATTGCCCTTTCTCTACTCCTCCTCCTCAACCACTACCTCTACTTCAAACGCAACCTCACCATACTATTCATTTTAACCGTAGAGAAGAAGTGCCGCCGCAAACCGGCGTAGTTACTGAGGAACGCGGTGGAGAAAGAAAAGGGAGAGTTGGTGTCAGATTTGGTGGTGTTGAGGATATCAGTGCCAGGAATTTCAAGAAAAGAGGTGCTGTTCTTGACAAGGTTAATTTAGGGCTTAGGGTTTTGGAAATtgtgttttgtttgatttcttTTGCTGTTATGGCTGCTGATAAAACTCAAGGTTGGAGTGGTGATTCCTTTGATCGTTACAAAGAATACAG GTTTTGTTTATCAGTGACTATCCTTGGGTTCCTTTATTCAGCATTTCAAGCATGTGATGTAGCCAAACATTTAGCCACCGGAAAGCATGTGATCAACCACCATCTCCGCTATCAATTTGAATTCATTATGGATCAG ATTCTGGCATACCTTCTGATCTCATCCTCATCAGCCGCAGCCTCAAGGGCTGATGATTGGCAATCGAATTGGGGAAAAGACGAGTTTACCGAGAAGGCTAGCGCATCAATCAGTATGGCTTTTTTGGCATTCCTTGGGTTTGCCATGAGCTCTCTGATTTCAGGTTATAACTTGTGCAACCGTGATTTGTCTTAA
- the LOC130798333 gene encoding CASP-like protein 4A2 isoform X2 yields MQNHQKPPFPPPPLSVSQPPPKLKRNSFSNSDDSSHSPLRSDSPLNSDSPIHDLDQDHSNHGGAIVAVEKFYSPVTSPFPKEATTPDNCPFSTPPPQPLPLLQTQPHHTIHFNRREEVPPQTGVVTEERGGERKGRVGVRFGGVEDISARNFKKRGAVLDKVNLGLRVLEIVFCLISFAVMAADKTQGWSGDSFDRYKEYRFCLSVTILGFLYSAFQACDVAKHLATGKHVINHHLRYQFEFIMDQANSGIPSDLILISRSLKG; encoded by the exons atgcaaaaccACCAAAAACCGCCATTTCCACCACCACCACTCTCAGTTTCGCAACCTCCACCCAAACTCAAACGCAATTCGTTCTCCAACTCAGACGACTCTTCTCACTCCCCTCTCCGATCCGACTCACCTCTCAACTCCGACTCACCTATCCATGATCTTGATCAAGATCATAGCAACCATGGCGGGGCTATCGTAGCCGTTGAGAAATTCTACTCTCCTGTAACCTCACCCTTTCCCAAAGAAGCTACCACACCCGATAATTGCCCTTTCTCTACTCCTCCTCCTCAACCACTACCTCTACTTCAAACGCAACCTCACCATACTATTCATTTTAACCGTAGAGAAGAAGTGCCGCCGCAAACCGGCGTAGTTACTGAGGAACGCGGTGGAGAAAGAAAAGGGAGAGTTGGTGTCAGATTTGGTGGTGTTGAGGATATCAGTGCCAGGAATTTCAAGAAAAGAGGTGCTGTTCTTGACAAGGTTAATTTAGGGCTTAGGGTTTTGGAAATtgtgttttgtttgatttcttTTGCTGTTATGGCTGCTGATAAAACTCAAGGTTGGAGTGGTGATTCCTTTGATCGTTACAAAGAATACAG GTTTTGTTTATCAGTGACTATCCTTGGGTTCCTTTATTCAGCATTTCAAGCATGTGATGTAGCCAAACATTTAGCCACCGGAAAGCATGTGATCAACCACCATCTCCGCTATCAATTTGAATTCATTATGGATCAGGCAA ATTCTGGCATACCTTCTGATCTCATCCTCATCAGCCGCAGCCTCAAGGGCTGA